Proteins from a genomic interval of Nasonia vitripennis strain AsymCx chromosome 3, Nvit_psr_1.1, whole genome shotgun sequence:
- the LOC116738544 gene encoding uncharacterized protein LOC116738544, protein MPSPSLMEMCSRSFTSIHNQIQRSVHQIIHSYTKTEVETSPYLSSIQSLTGSTPGKKLKSLNSIIHKLAENARTRGDLTSAINDFQGVSPVMLAFIRVAVAVALELKLDGPILEGLKSPSIRVVKRALKADWFFAGSNVRVNAEYFVENVMPFVSLRTRSGVIRKLAIGLKGYPKKAEAFFDRFAELYGTQASLPILNACSEAFIYDRILRHKIVLPLKSVHALYERCPELVIRYLQLGNPRNENNAEDRKVLEIRINDYDTILPKLVRKHPVVFAQLYELTPEKGLNLSSIRTSIFLKSLKNVLMEKPRVFLKILSLKVVSKSLKKEEFDRMYENLFPRDMSEANVKELLDFAEYYPHGNKLELLRNTYEKVYGKDLLNNEAFTTVPKFWKLLPVREREIVARRCFEMNQENKSDCLFYLPPRESLPLLREEIASANEAEERFEFIGQMIDSCSLYESKRDLLDVLTYYYERHRNERDLYILFEKLEEGFDLKSLDVEHWFVVQKIIYHAHARGELFRSHVSLMKSVLEAVLYHLLVVRREQDDDETFVNKLFELTVKCNFEKSVPTWNILKERPDVEKSCLEQFLQMIPDCYPTTHDFWSDKDNRLYVVLSLVKSVHSYNSRLKGNQTSNRIKIEDYPWLTKMTDEFFSRACGPSFRKSLLLHLLRVEAPDFFYAKIDECSTILDIDDLGEALRLLKHDLKRILASWPDYLTEARDKLCSEKKRERRAARMFISASRWCHELPTKFVERCLLEIEEKGSIQVLGLLFEGEVFEKLVAPYLPREASETEGRNFKRSFETSRAIALAARYPEPPVSLSFASTLTRSHECSPEIGGTVDSLSRRYPVKDVLGLAEELLEGRSVAARKFGVRLLFQCLRRDQQTSFAEMLCKTETNSSVGEVIAESILEMFSKSPSEDNWKLVKDCINRLSAKSRLLEKFADLEKINVDPRFLGRYVEAYLDKVESLYREDSYSQLRTKCVSLVIMSLNLKSTDRLDEEVSSKILNRYFLDAHSLEISQAAQSFAVGSYLLSSTKEKFRARLKVITAILKKIAERLDASHPKKPRFYPSNYTLMNFYSHALTEIAARRPNESLEMVDKMLEVFDGELSPWQVPTAYLAYNLYKEYLLAENPKDFGTRCRKRITGLIEDLSGSDVMIKDVAECLDSFLTEGKIYPEVIRHELRQNLIDGLLEGDDHYGLLVAMLLVRSDEVDDYDGRYDAMVKKIGVKKNKPLQYFLYKHLNGIQLNSL, encoded by the exons ATGCCGTCCCCGAGTTTGATGGAAATGTGTAGCCGATCGTTCACATCG ATCCATAATCAAATCCAGAGGTCGGTTCATCAGATCATCCATTCGTACACGAAAACCGAAGTGGAAACCTCTCCATACCTATCCTCCATCCAATCACTCACGGGCTCGACTCCCGGCAAGAAGCTAAAAAGCCTCAACAGCATCATCCACAAGCTCGCCGAAAACGCGAGAACTCGTGGCGACCTAACATCTGCGATAAATGACTTCCAAGGAGTATCGCCTGTCATGTTGGCGTTCATTCGAGTCGCCGTGGCTGTGGCTCTGGAGCTGAAGCTCGATGGGCCGATACTCGAGGGGCTGAAGTCCCCCAGTATCAGAGTCGTGAAAAGAGCTTTGAAGGCCGACTGGTTTTTCGCTGGTTCGAACGTCAGAGTAAACGCGGAATACTTTGTGGAGAACGTCATGCCGTTTGTCTCGCTTAGAACTCGATCCGGTGTGATCAGAAAATTAGCAATCGGTCTCAAGGGTTACCCCAAAAAGGCCGAAGCTTTCTTCGACAGGTTTGCCGAGCTGTACGGGACGCAAGCTAGTCTGCCGATTCTGAACGCTTGTTCGGAAGCCTTCATTTACGACAGGATACTGAGGCACAAGATCGTACTGCCTCTGAAGAGTGTGCACGCATTGTACGAGAGGTGTCCCGAGCTGGTGATCCGGTACCTCCAGTTGGGAAATCCGAGAAACGAGAATAACGCGGAAGATCGGAAAGTTCTTGAGATTCGTATAAACGACTACGATACGATCCTGCCGAAACTAGTACGAAAGCATCCCGTAGTTTTTGCTCAGTTGTATGAGCTTACTCCGGAGAAGGGCTTGAATTTGAGCAGTATTCGCACTTCGATATTCCTCAAAAGCTTGAAAAACGTCCTGATGGAGAAACCGcgcgtatttttgaagatccTCTCGTTGAAAGTTGTGAGCAAGAgtctgaaaaaagaagagtTCGACAGGATGTACGAGAACCTGTTTCCGAGAGACATGAGCGAGGCCAACGTTAAGGAATTGTTAGACTTCGCGGAGTACTATCCTCACGGCAATAAGCTCGAGCTTCTCAGAAACACTTACGAGAAAGTTTACGGCAAGGATTTGCTGAACAACGAAGCTTTCACAACCGTACCCAAGTTTTGGAAGCTTCTACCGGTACGGGAAAGGGAGATCGTCGCAAGACGTTGCTTCGAGATGAATCAGGAAAATAAATCCGATTGTCTCTTTTACCTACCTCCGAGGGAGTCCCTCCCGCTTCTGCGAGAAGAGATTGCAAGTGCCAACGAGGCCGAAGAGAGGTTCGAGTTCATCGGACAGATGATCGACTCGTGCAGTCTCTACGAGAGCAAACGAGACCTGTTGGACGTACTGACCTACTACTACGAGAGGCACAGGAACGAGCGCGACTTGTACATCTTATTCGAGAAGCTGGAAGAAGGCTTCGATCTGAAGAGTCTCGACGTCGAGCACTGGTTCGTCGTCCAGAAGATCATATACCACGCACACGCGAGAGGAGAACTGTTCAGGTCTCACGTGAGCCTTATGAAATCGGTACTGGAAGCAGTCCTATACCACCTGCTCGTCGTTCGCCGAGAGCAAGACGACGATGAGACTTTCGTAAACAAGCTGTTCGAATTGACGGTCAAATGCAACTTCGAGAAATCAGTACCTACGTGGAACATTTTAAAGGAACGACCCGACGTGGAGAAAAGTTGCCTCGAACAGTTCCTTCAGATGATACCGGACTGTTACCCAACGACTCACGATTTCTGGAGCGACAAGGATAACAGGTTGTACGTAGTGTTGAGCCTCGTCAAGAGCGTTCACAGCTACAATTCGAGGCTCAAAGGAAACCAAACGAGCAATAGGATAAAAATAGAAGACTATCCCTGGCTGACGAAGATGACGGATGAGTTCTTCTCTCGTGCCTGCGGCCCAAGCTTTCGCAAAAGCCTGCTTCTTCATCTTCTGCGTGTCGAAGCTCCGGACTTCTTTTAcgccaaaatcgacgagtgtTCTACAATCCTGGACATAGACGATCTCGGCGAGGCCCTAAGACTGCTAAAGCACGACCTCAAAAGGATCCTTGCCAGCTGGCCGGACTACCTGACCGAGGCCCGGGACAAGCTCTGCTCAGAGAAGAAACGGGAGAGACGAGCCGCCAGAATGTTCATCTCGGCTAGCAGGTGGTGCCACGAGTTGCCCACCAAGTTCGTCGAGAGGTGTCTCCTGGAGATAGAGGAGAAAGGGAGTATCCAAGTGCTGGGGCTACTGTTCGAGGGTGAGGTGTTTGAGAAACTCGTAGCGCCGTACCTACCGAGAGAAGCTTCGGAAACAGAGGGTAGAAATTTCAAGAGGAGCTTCGAGACTTCAAGAGCCATCGCTCTGGCCGCGAGGTACCCTGAACCACCGGTTTCACTCAGCTTTGCATCGACTCTTACCAGGAGCCACGAGTGTTCCCCTGAAATCGGAGGAACCGTCGACAGCCTCTCGCGTCGCTATCCCGTCAAGGATGTTCTGGGTCTGGCGGAGGAGCTTCTGGAAGGACGATCCGTCGCCGCGAGAAAATTCGGCGTGAGACTTCTGTTCCAGTGTCTGAGGAGAGACCAGCAGACCAGCTTTGCCGAGATGCTGTGCAAAACGGAGACCAACAGCTCTGTTGGGGAAGTCATAGCCGAGAGTATCCTGGAGATGTTCTCGAAATCGCCCAGTGAAGACAACTGGAAGCTTGTGAAGGACTGCATCAACAGGCTGAGCGCGAAGAGCCGCTTGCTGGAAAAGTTCGCAGACTTGGAGAAGATCAACGTTGACCCTAGATTCCTGGGACGATACGTCGAGGCCTACCTGGATAAAGTTGAGAGTTTGTATCGAGAAGACTCGTACTCGCAACTCAGAACCAAATGCGTGAGTTTGGTGATTATGAGCCTGAATCTCAAGTCAACCGATCGCCTGGACGAAGAGGTAAGCTCGAAGATCCTCAACAGGTACTTCCTGGATGCTCACTCCTTGGAGATCTCGCAAGCAGCCCAATCCTTTGCCGTCGGCTCGTACCTCTTGTCGTCGACCAAGGAAAAATTTCGAGCCAGACTCAAAGTGATAACCGCCATCCTGAAGAAGATCGCGGAGAGACTCGACGCTTCGCATCCGAAGAAGCCCAGGTTCTATCCGTCGAACTACACTTTGATGAATTTCTACTCGCACGCTTTGACCGAGATCGCGGCCAGGAGGCCAAACGAGAGTCTCGAGATGGTCGACAAGATGCTGGAAGTATTCGACGGCGAACTGTCGCCTTGGCAGGTGCCCACTGCCTACCTGGCGTACAACCTTTACAAAGAATATCTGCTAGCCGAGAATCCAAAGGACTTCGGAACGAGGTGTAGAAAGAGAATCACAGGACTGATCGAGGATCTCTCGGGCAGCGATGTCATGATCAAAGACGTCGCCGAGTGCTTGGACAGCTTCCTAACTGAAGGCAAGATTTATCCCGAGGTGATAAGGCACGAACTGAGGCAAAACCTGATCGATGGACTGCTGGAGGGCGACGACCACTACGGGTTGCTGGTCGCGATGCTGCTCGTTAGATCCGACGAGGTAGACGATTACGACGGCAGGTACGACGCGATGGTCAAGAAAATCGGCGTGAAGAAGAATAAACCTTTGCAGTACTTCCTTTACAAACACCTGAACGGCATCCAATTGAATAGTCTTTGA
- the LOC107980454 gene encoding uncharacterized protein LOC107980454, with product MDVSPYLSAIQSLSGEIPGEKYKDLHTIAAQIIKNDKEKAAFLDSGSTSRIQPALLPHLRILVGNKLKLVDVVVEALKSDDVLIIKQALGAKWFFDAKNEHISVDYFVQNIVPYISLRTRLELTKTLAHYLVGHDKKADEFFGKFADLYGTEKALPLLVACSEECIFDVVLKRKIVLPPRILSVLYRRYPQLVIRYLQLGNDNNEHNKEERKLHKIDLSQYTGFLPALVKNHTQEFVELYECLPSLGCHIIRLGSTRAEFFLKNGTELLIKKPKRLLELLPLKLVSNKLSTQQFETMFENLFPKDQADFDAHYLISQLCCYPQEKQFNLLEEKYKLLYGKSILDNKDFYFEDWLFKLLPTEKKEEYAKRMLEPLVGTNKFLDKQEYLPPSESIPLLKERISKASLNERMVLIQYMINSCSFYDSKDDLLEVLQYYNTRHKNERSEVLYVMLNTLVEQVDIKTLQKEHWQILWEIIQRAYVKGELFTDEYILMYKQLFNGALHHFLKQCKVEETRDEAKLFLDKLVGIVLDCYLEHKMTLQFMKGCAPELKRECLQKFLTAVPLKYPETHEVWNKSDNKLKFVPYLVRSIHEFNVKNLYTVETQKKRRSKSGATVTDSEGNEIKQSKLMLRDYPWLLKLSVDLIKDSQKCYVYKNRIIYAYHKRTLRQHDRELYQSIIDSDPELINDIESFDAMHVLKYAHGKVLSKWKLYLDACRKKLHLNNKAVMYFVTATKWHQKLPIEFVQQCLLDIKEKGSTLVLGILLEGDAFGKIVQPYLPKDKAIDVDNDDAKKTYEIISSLPKAMNFSNPPVSFEVISAFCQGDYVKLATHTLTSVAQRVPVDRVLTFANQLVDKPISVRKLSIRLVFQVSSKTESREFLARIWSTEKNTSIREVLAKMIFDVFTQTPNDETWQLINVCINGLTRDDQAVFGDLSKIHAVDKQYICQYIQEYLKKIDSFGKDDVSDDVKSRLICKLVDQISVNILQFLTEELITDLVKRELFEYSHNFILDIYLFSEPSIFNKRLNTLMEIVGKKFEDYGQSDPEQPRIYPTNNLIRKFFKKVFDKAFTRDEEEMLTKLTNASLNLISTKLKPWQDMIIFIYGNLAKDYVEAPTLEDFGAKLVITAARLVKEFGSDLILNIVSDLLKDKLCKWRISKSEWMNRTFTVMEILTERNPRLGALLSIKMLNKWELDNYDERYDALVEKWAAIDDPMVRATLYDFQNEI from the coding sequence ATGGACGTCTCACCCTATCTATCAGCAATCCAGTCGCTGAGTGGAGAGATTCCCGGCGAGAAATACAAGGATCTGCACACGATCGCCGCACAGATCATCAAGAACGACAAAGAAAAGGCTGCCTTTCTCGACTCGGGTTCCACCAGCCGGATCCAGCCGGCTCTTCTTCCACATCTTCGCATCCTCGTAGGCAACAAGCTAAAACTCGTCGACGTCGTGGTAGAGGCCCTAAAGTCCGACGATGTGCTCATCATCAAACAGGCTCTCGGTGCGAAATGGTTCTTCGATGCCAAGAACGAGCACATTAGCGTCGACTATTTTGTCCAGAATATCGTACCGTATATCTCACTGCGCACGCGACTCGAGCTTACCAAGACACTGGCCCACTACCTGGTAGGTCACGACAAGAAGGCCGATGAGTTTTTCggaaaatttgcagatttgtaCGGAACGGAAAAGGCTCTGCCGCTTTTAGTCGCCTGTAGCGAGGAGTGTATATTTGACGTTGTACTAAAACGTAAAATTGTCCTACCCCCCAGAATTCTCAGCGTACTCTACCGAAGATATCCGCAGCTGGTGATCCGCTATTTACAGCTGGGCAATGATAACAACGAACACAACAAAGAGGAGCGAAAGCTGCACAAGATCGATCTGAGTCAGTACACCGGCTTCTTGCCAGCCCTAGTCAAGAACCACACGCAAGAATTTGTCGAACTGTACGAATGCTTACCAAGCCTCGGATGCCACATCATTCGTCTGGGAAGCACGCGTGCCGAGTTTTTCTTGAAGAACGGCACAgagcttttaataaaaaagccGAAGCGGCTACTTGAACTGCTACCTCTTAAGCTCGTCAGCAACAAGCTCAGCACGCAACAGTTTGAGACCATGTTCGAAAACCTGTTTCCCAAAGACCAAGCTGACTTTGATGCACATTATCTGATCAGCCAGTTATGCTGCTACCCGCAAGAGAAACAGTTCAATTTGCTTGAGGAGAAGTACAAGCTACTGTATGGCAAGAGCATACTTGACAACAAGGATTTCTACTTCGAAGATTGGCTTTTTAAGTTGTTGCCcacggagaaaaaagaagagtaTGCCAAAAGAATGCTCGAGCCTCTGGTGGGTACGAACAAGTTCTTGGACAAACAGGAATACTTGCCGCCCAGCGAGTCAATACCTCTGCTTAAGGAACGCATCAGCAAGGCATCATTAAACGAACGAATGGTATTAATCCAGTATATGATTAATTCCTGCAGTTTTTACGACAGCAAAGACGATCTTTTGGAGGTACTGCAATACTATAATACCCGACACAAGAACGAGCGATCCGAGGTGCTTTACGTGATGTTGAATACATTGGTAGAGCAGGTCGATATCAAGACACTGCAAAAAGAGCACTGGCAGATCCTCTGGGAAATCATCCAACGAGCTTACGTCAAGGGCGAGCTCTTTACCGATGAGTACATTTTAATGTACAAACAACTGTTCAATGGTGCATTGCATCACTTCTTGAAGCAGTGCAAAGTCGAAGAGACTAGGGACGAAGCAAAACTGTTTTTAGATAAGCTCGTAGGGATAGTGCTCGATTGCTACTTAGAGCACAAAATGACGCTACAGTTCATGAAAGGCTGCGCTCCGGAGCTCAAGCGCGAATGtttacaaaagtttttaacAGCTGTGCCGCTAAAGTATCCGGAAACGCACGAGGTATGGAACAAGTCGGACAACAAGCTGAAATTCGTACCATATCTCGTAAGGTCAATCCACGAATTCAACGTTAAAAATTTGTACACAGTAGAGACACAGAAGAAGAGAAGGAGCAAATCCGGTGCCACAGTCACGGACTCTGAAGGCAACGAAATAAAGCAGAGCAAATTGATGTTACGGGACTATCCTTGGTTATTAAAGTTGTCGGTAGACCTAATTAAAGACAGCCAGAAGTgctatgtatataaaaacaGAATAATTTACGCGTATCATAAAAGGACTTTGCGTCAACACGATCGCGAGCTCTATCAAAGCATCATAGATAGTGACCCAGAATTAATAAACGACATCGAGTCTTTCGACGCGATGCACGTATTGAAGTACGCGCACGGCAAGGTCCTCAGCAAGTGGAAGCTTTATCTTGACGCCTGTCGAAAGAAACTTCACTTGAACAACAAGGCAGTGATGTACTTTGTAACGGCAACCAAGTGGCACCAAAAACTACCAATCGAATTCGTCCAGCAGTGCTTGCTAGATATCAAGGAAAAAGGTAGCACTTTAGTGTTGGGTATTCTTCTCGAGGGTGATGCATTCGGCAAAATTGTACAGCCCTACCTACCAAAAGATAAAGCTATCGATGTGGACAATGATGATGCGAAGAAGACTTACGAAATCATCTCTTCGCTACCGAAGGCTATGAACTTTTCCAACCCGCCAGTAAGCTTTGAAGTAATATCCGCCTTCTGTCAAGGCGACTACGTCAAACTAGCCACGCACACTTTAACGAGCGTAGCGCAGCGGGTCCCCGTCGACCGGGTCCTAACCTTTGCGAATCAATTGGTGGACAAGCCTATATCAGTTAGGAAATTAAGCATTCGATTGGTTTTCCAGGTATCGTCAAAGACCGAGTCCCGAGAGTTTCTTGCACGCATTTGGAGCACCGAGAAAAACACCTCGATTCGAGAGGTCTTGGCCAAAATGATATTCGACGTGTTTACACAAACTCCCAATGACGAGACCTGGCAGTTGATCAATGTATGCATCAATGGGCTGACCAGAGACGACCAGGCAGTGTTCGGGGATTTGAGCAAAATCCATGCCGTTGACAAGCAGTACATTTGCCAATATATACAAGAGTACTTGAAAAAGATCGACTCTTTCGGAAAGGACGACGTCAGCGACGATGTGAAATCGAGGCTTATTTGCAAGTTGGTGGATCAAATAAGCGTAAACATTCTACAGTTTCTGACAGAAGAGTTGATCACGGATCTCGTGAAACGGGAGTTGTTTGAGTACTCTCATAACTTTATTCTGGATATCTATCTTTTCTCCGAACCGAGTATATTTAACAAAAGATTGAACACGCTCATGGAAATTGttggaaaaaaattcgaaGATTATGGGCAATCGGATCCGGAACAGCCTCGCATTTACCCAACCAATAACTTGATTCGTAAGTTCTTTAAAAAAGTGTTCGACAAGGCATTCACAAGAGATGAAGAAGAGATGCTCACTAAACTGACAAATGCTTCCCTAAATCTAATTTCTACAAAACTAAAGCCATGGCAAGacatgattatttttatctaCGGAAATCTTGCCAAAGATTATGTAGAGGCACCAACACTGGAGGATTTTGGCGCCAAGTTGGTGATTACCGCAGCACGACTTGTAAAGGAATTTGGTAGCGATCTTATTCTGAATATTGTTTCTGATTTACTAAAAGATAAACTATGTAAATGGCGTATATCGAAGTCTGAATGGATGAACCGGACATTTACTGTGATGGAGATTCTAACAGAAAGAAATCCACGCCTCGGTGCTCTGCTTAGCATTAAAATGTTGAATAAATGGGAATTGGACAACTATGATGAGAGATACGATGCGCTAGTCGAGAAATGGGCGGCTATTGATGATCCCATGGTGCGAGCGACGCTATACGACTTCCAGAACGAAATTTGA
- the LOC116738540 gene encoding F-box only protein 39-like, whose amino-acid sequence MHFYNNTKLDNADRTLQKETEETFVWSRLPELILTQVFSLLSREDRASAGQVCLHWNRCLDSACLWRRCSIYIDCDLSLDYSVASEMTLRYGEHMRVLELAWSKPYVTPRNTSRRQRYSRSKKNGACSAQVEAGVNFLELVLTKEAQLRELLLTNWLYSGKWGNCAKLLYGLANLLALNLEKLSLLDANLAQSDVLRLLAIVARLAGGRLETLDLRGAFREWQAPLNSARFLRLLGRFSSLAYLSFDYPALSDGALAALASGAAPSLRLLHVAVQESDSRQHRLSDNAWRELADVCPRLGVAYTIYLVLEVVNLSDHEDLCFLLLPSVPLARFRMYASHVWDQNRTRNFRGTVGLLIAHYTNTLEEVKLHLIYNKEKMDDLIVSLLTSCKQLENIHYEGILRDFETLRDVCQLQLDSKTRWYNKIHLKPQNANMHNRALIQDIGRQYNRKLLQRGVDFRIESFV is encoded by the exons ATGCATTTTTACAATAACACAA AGCTGGATAATGCGGACAGGACGCTTCAAAAAGAGACGGAAGAGACGTTCGTCTGGTCGCGGCTCCCGGAACTGATCTTGACGCAGGTGTTCTCGCTGCTCAGTCGAGAGGACAGAGCTAGCGCCGGTCAAGTATGCCTGCACTGGAACCGATGCCTCGACTCGGCCTGCCTCTGGCGGCGCTGCAGCATCTACATCGATTGCGATCTCAGCCTGGACTACAGTGTCGCCAGTGAGATGACC CTGAGGTACGGCGAGCACATGCGCGTCCTCGAGCTGGCCTGGTCGAAGCCCTACGTGACACCGCGAAACACGTCCCGCCGTCAGCGCTACAGCAGGAGCAAGAAGAACGGCGCTTGCAGCGCCCAAGTGGAGGCCGGCGTTAACTTCCTCGAATTGGTCCTGACCAAAGAGGCACAGCTGAGGGAACTGCTGCTCACCAACTGGCTCTACAGCGGCAAGTGGGGCAACTGCGCCAAGTTGCTCTACGGCCTTGCCAACCTTCTTGCGTTA AACCTGGAGAAGCTGAGTCTGCTGGACGCGAATCTGGCGCAGAGCGACGTCCTGCGGCTCTTGGCTATTGTGGCTAGGTTAGCCGGGGGGAGACTGGAGACACTCGATCTGCGAGGGGCCTTTCGGGAGTGGCAGGCACCGCTGAACAGCGCGAG ATTCCTGCGTCTACTCGGCCGATTCAGCAGTCTGGCGTACCTTAGCTTCGACTACCCGGCACTTTCGGACGGCGCTCTGGCTGCACTGGCGTCAGGCGCAGCGCCTTCGTTGCGCTTACTCCACGTCGCGGTGCAGGAATCCGACTCCCGGCAGCATCGGCTTTCCGACAACGCCTGGCGAGAGCTCGCGGACGTCTGCCCGAGGCTCGGCGTCGCTTACACCATAT ACTTGGTTTTGGAAGTAGTGAATCTGTCGGACCACGAGGATCTGTGCTTCCTACTGCTGCCCAGTGTGCCGCTCGCCAGGTTTCGCATGTACGCCAGCCATGTTTGGGACCAGAACCGCACCCGTAACTTCCGCGGCACCGTCGGCCTCCTCATCGCACACTACACCAATACTCTCG AGGAAGTCAAACTGCACCTGATCTACAATAAGGAGAAGATGGACGATCTGATAGTGTCCCTGCTGACATCATGCAAGCAGCTGGAGAACATTCATTACGAGGGTATCCTGCGGGATTTCGAGACGCTTCGTGACGTCTGTCAACTGCAGTTGGACAGCAAGACGC GCTGGTATAACAAGATCCACTTGAAGCCGCAAAATGCGAACATGCATAACAGAGCCTTGATACAAGACATCGGCCGTCAGTACAACCGTAAGCTCCTCCAGCGAGGCGTGGATTTTCGCATCGAGAGTTTCGTCTAG
- the LOC100120705 gene encoding solute carrier family 46 member 3, protein MREPAQETAISSKPSVAACNIVVASALDDSTMMQNNNNKKEATTDESTSSSIGWKTMSIRQKCSYILRNITVEPMVAFYIMPSVLASLATQNLNLEKACKVNLGYSDAICAALAARNTSGLELEETAVQQLVASMQTWKTALQSFFPSILIVFMGAWSDRNGLRKPCMMLPIVGEFLTSISLIACVYWFYELPMEAAGVFEALWPALTGGWFTMIMGTFSYIGDITSVESRTVRVGAVNSFLSLGVPVGMALSGVLYIKLGFYGVFGIAAACYVFSFMYGLIVIKEAPRALELRKSIKLAQASELKRLTWWASVTDFFALRHVQETFRVAFKQGPRNRRKRVMVLMLIVMVLIGPMYGEMAVMYLFTRYRYRWNEVQFSFYSTYSMVINLIGTLFAVGVFSHFLKMDDALLGVLSCVSKILASFVYAFSTTDWMMYIAPLVEIINGTSFIVMRSITSKLVPPDELGKVNSLFGVCEAIVPLVYGPMYSSIYGATVNNFPGTFFLVGGGLMIPGVIAFLWLYMEHRKDDALEREQAAAQLAAANNKEPTKGGKQEPMENRLENGLTLGKMRSNSTSGNVEVTGIDNAAFESEKL, encoded by the exons ATGAGGGAACCGGCGCAGGAGACTGCCATCAGCAGCAAGCCCTCGGTAGCTGCCTGCAACATAGTCGTCGCCTCGGCGCTCGATGACAGCACGATGATGcagaacaacaacaacaagaaGGAAGCCACCACCGACGAGTCGACGTCCTCATCGATCGGCTGGAAAACCATGAGCATCAGGCAGAAGTGTTCCTACATCCTGCGCAACATTACCGTTGAGCCGATGGTCGCGTTCTACATTATGCCGAGTGTCCTCGCCTCTCTGGCGACTCAGAACTTGAATTTGGAGAAGGCTTGCAAGGTGAACCTCGGCTACTCGGACGCGATCTGCGCGGCGTTGGCGGCGCGCAACACCAGCGGACTCGAGCTCGAGGAGACGGCCGTGCAACAGCTGGTCGCCAGTATGCAGACCTGGAAGACGGCGCTGCAGAGCTTTTTCCCCTCGATCCTCATCGTCTTCATGGGCGCGTGGAGCGACAGGAACGGCTTGAGGAAGCCCTGCATGATGCTGCCGATCGTCGGCGAGTTCCTCACCAGCATAAGCTTGATAGCCTGCGTCTACTGGTTCTACGAGCTGCCGATGGAAGCTGCCGGTGTCTTCGAAGCTCTCTGGCCAGCGCTCACGGGCGGCTGGTTCACCATGATCATGGGCACCTTCAGCTACATCGGCGACATCACGAGCGTCGAGTCGAGAACGGTGAGGGTCGGCGCCGTCAACTCGTTCCTGAGCCTCGGCGTACCGGTCGGCATGGCTCTCTCGGGTGTCCTCTACATCAAGCTCGGCTTCTACGGGGTCTTCGGCATCGCCGCGGCCTGCTACGTCTTCAGCTTCATGTACGGCCTGATCGTGATCAAGGAGGCGCCTCGAGCCCTGGAACTGAGAAAGAGCATCAAACTCGCGCAAGCTTCGGAGCTCAAGAGACTGACCTGGTGGGCCTCGGTTACCGATTTCTTCGCGCTGAGGCACGTGCAGGAGACCTTTCGCGTAGCCTTCAAGCAGGGACCCAGGAACCGAAGGAAGAGGGTCATGGTCCTCATGCTGATCGTCATGGTGCTCATCGGCCCTATGTATG GTGAAATGGCGGTGATGTACCTGTTCACGAGGTATCGCTATCGATGGAACGAGGTCCAGTTCAGCTTCTACTCGACCTACAGCATGGTGATAAATCTCATAG GTACACTGTTCGCGGTGGGAGTGTTCAGTCATTTCCTGAAGATGGACGACGCGCTGCTCGGAGTGCTGAGCTGTGTCAGCAAGATACTCGCGAGCTTCGTCTACGCCTTCTCTACGACCGACTGGATGATGTACATCG CGCCGCTGGTGGAAATAATAAACGGCACGTCGTTCATCGTGATGCGCTCGATAACCTCGAAGCTGGTTCCACCTGACGAGCTGG GCAAGGTGAACTCGCTGTTTGGCGTTTGCGAGGCCATAGTGCCACTGGTCTACGGACCGATGTACAGCTCGATTTACGGGGCCACGGTCAATAACTTTCCGGGGACGTTCTTCCTCGTCGGCGGTGGCCTCATGATCCCCGGCGTCATCGCCTTCTT ATGGCTGTACATGGAGCACAGGAAAGACGACGCTTTGGAGCGCGAGCAAGCGGCGGCACAGCTGGCCGCAGCGAACAACAAAGAGCCGACAAAAGGTGGCAAACAGGAGCCGATGGAGAACCGGCTGGAGAACGGCCTGACGCTTGGCAAGATGAGGAGCAACTCGACGAGCGGCAACGTCGAAGTCACGGGTATCGACAACGCGGCCTTCGAGTCCGAGAAACTGTGA